One genomic segment of Francisella persica ATCC VR-331 includes these proteins:
- the prmC gene encoding peptide chain release factor N(5)-glutamine methyltransferase, which yields MSNITISQLLATRLANFNQSDIIKHELQMIICDALCVDKTYIYLNSDRQLDSSIVKLIDAKISRLLAGEPFAYILGYKYFWNQKLYVTKNTLIPRADTEVLVSTVLDDIVDKNADIKILDLGTGTGAIALALAAELENSQVVAVDLYRQTLDIAKNNARANNITNVKFIQSSWYTSLDDGKFDIIVSNPPYLDLADKNIDQSVKDYEPAEALFAKCNGLADIKIIISQANNFLKQDGCVYIEHGFTQANAVAALFSKYNFTDINTIKDLNNNYRCTKARLSYL from the coding sequence ATGAGTAATATTACAATCTCTCAATTACTAGCAACTAGACTAGCTAATTTTAATCAATCAGATATAATAAAGCATGAGTTACAAATGATTATTTGTGATGCTTTATGTGTTGATAAAACATATATTTATCTAAATTCAGATAGGCAACTTGACAGTAGTATAGTTAAACTAATAGATGCTAAAATATCGCGGCTTCTAGCTGGTGAGCCATTCGCTTATATTCTTGGTTATAAGTATTTTTGGAATCAAAAACTTTATGTAACTAAAAATACGCTTATACCACGTGCTGATACTGAAGTATTGGTATCTACAGTTTTAGATGACATAGTTGATAAAAATGCTGATATTAAAATACTTGATCTTGGCACTGGTACAGGAGCAATAGCGTTAGCTTTAGCAGCTGAACTAGAAAATAGTCAAGTTGTTGCGGTTGATCTGTATCGGCAGACCCTTGATATTGCTAAAAACAATGCTCGAGCAAATAATATTACTAATGTCAAATTTATCCAGAGTAGTTGGTATACAAGCCTTGACGATGGTAAATTTGATATTATAGTTTCAAATCCTCCATATCTAGATTTGGCTGATAAAAACATTGATCAAAGCGTCAAAGACTATGAACCTGCAGAGGCTTTATTTGCCAAATGTAATGGTTTAGCAGATATTAAGATAATTATATCTCAAGCAAATAACTTTCTAAAACAAGATGGTTGTGTTTATATAGAGCATGGTTTCACTCAGGCAAATGCTGTTGCAGCGTTATTTTCAAAATATAATTTTACTGATATTAATACAATTAAAGATTTAAATAATAACTATAGATGTACTAAGGCTCGACTTAGCTATTTATGA
- the rlmH gene encoding 23S rRNA (pseudouridine(1915)-N(3))-methyltransferase RlmH → MKIKIITLGEKPPKWVSDGYDEYKKRLSKSIPLELIELPITKRSKTGNPKLWMKKEAKTIIGKLNHSDHLVILDVNSKIISTEELAEKMQNWKFNNPNVVILIGSPNGIDQSVKEIAKEKISISKMTFPHPLVRIIIAEQLYRAYTILEGHPYHK, encoded by the coding sequence ATGAAAATTAAAATAATCACACTTGGAGAAAAACCACCTAAATGGGTTAGTGATGGCTATGATGAATATAAGAAACGTTTAAGTAAATCAATACCTCTTGAGTTAATCGAACTGCCAATAACTAAACGGTCCAAAACTGGTAATCCTAAACTATGGATGAAAAAAGAAGCTAAAACAATTATTGGTAAACTCAATCATTCTGATCACTTGGTGATACTTGATGTTAATTCTAAAATCATCTCAACAGAAGAGTTAGCAGAGAAAATGCAAAACTGGAAATTTAATAATCCAAATGTTGTGATTCTAATTGGTAGTCCTAACGGTATTGACCAAAGTGTTAAAGAAATTGCAAAAGAGAAAATATCAATATCAAAAATGACTTTTCCTCACCCTTTAGTGCGTATTATTATTGCCGAACAACTCTACAGAGCCTATACAATACTAGAAGGTCATCCCTATCATAAATAG
- the yaaA gene encoding peroxide stress protein YaaA, whose protein sequence is MIVIISPAKSQNFEPIKTDYKFTQPIFKEQITKLINTLKHYEVEEIEKLMKISTKLAGEVFAKHNNFDPNKYDNSNAKAAIFTFNGDVYKGLEADTLNSKTIEYSQSHLLMLSGLYGLIRPLDLIQAYRLEMGTNIKIEGKILHKYWQDKITTKLNEYFSQQQNKILINLASNEYSQAIDKKSLDAKWLDIDFKENKAGTYKTIGIHAKKARGLIARFILKNRIEDISDIKNFNVAGYQFNPELSKENLLCFTR, encoded by the coding sequence ATTATAGTAATAATATCACCAGCTAAAAGCCAAAATTTTGAGCCGATAAAAACAGACTATAAATTCACGCAGCCAATATTTAAGGAACAAATAACAAAACTTATAAACACTCTAAAGCATTACGAAGTTGAAGAAATAGAAAAACTAATGAAAATTAGCACTAAATTAGCTGGAGAAGTATTTGCTAAACACAACAACTTTGATCCTAATAAATATGATAACTCAAATGCAAAAGCTGCAATATTTACTTTTAATGGTGATGTATATAAAGGACTAGAAGCAGATACGTTAAATAGTAAAACCATAGAGTATTCACAAAGTCATTTATTAATGCTATCTGGTCTATATGGATTGATTCGCCCTCTTGATTTAATACAAGCTTATAGACTCGAAATGGGCACAAACATTAAAATCGAAGGCAAAATCCTACATAAGTATTGGCAAGATAAAATCACAACTAAATTAAATGAGTATTTTAGCCAACAGCAAAATAAAATTTTGATAAACCTTGCCTCTAATGAGTACTCTCAAGCCATAGATAAAAAATCTTTAGATGCTAAATGGTTAGATATTGACTTTAAAGAGAATAAAGCAGGCACATATAAGACTATTGGAATCCATGCCAAAAAAGCTCGTGGCTTAATAGCTAGATTTATTCTTAAAAATAGAATCGAAGATATTAGTGATATCAAAAACTTTAATGTAGCAGGTTACCAATTTAATCCAGAATTATCAAAAGAAAACCTTTTGTGCTTTACAAGGTAA
- a CDS encoding PACE efflux transporter — translation MSFLARIIHTIGFEFFGIVIFTPFAMFILHQDIFHISSLAIIISLIAMLWNFIYNYIFDIIEIKFGMCRSKRKIIIRGLHTLLFELGLLVVTIPLVAYILNMNLLVALVVDIGFVIFYLIYAFMYNYTFDKIYFNFIHR, via the coding sequence ATGAGCTTTTTAGCTCGAATAATCCATACAATAGGATTTGAATTTTTTGGCATTGTGATATTTACACCTTTTGCTATGTTTATTTTACATCAAGATATATTTCATATCTCAAGCTTAGCTATTATAATTTCACTAATAGCAATGTTATGGAATTTCATATATAACTATATTTTTGATATCATAGAAATAAAATTTGGTATGTGCCGTTCAAAGCGAAAAATTATTATTCGTGGTTTACACACTTTGCTTTTTGAACTGGGATTACTTGTAGTTACAATCCCTTTGGTAGCTTATATACTCAATATGAACTTATTAGTAGCTCTTGTAGTTGATATTGGCTTTGTTATTTTTTACCTTATATATGCTTTTATGTATAATTATACCTTCGATAAGATATACTTTAATTTTATCCATAGGTAA
- a CDS encoding co-chaperone GroES — protein MNIRPLQDRILVRRAEEETKSAGGIILTGSAQEKPSQGEVIAVGNGKKLDNGSTLPMDVKVGDKVLFGKYSGSEVKVGDETLLMMREEDIMGIIV, from the coding sequence ATGAACATTCGTCCATTACAAGATAGAATATTAGTTCGTCGTGCAGAAGAAGAAACAAAATCTGCAGGTGGAATTATCTTAACTGGCAGTGCTCAAGAGAAACCTAGTCAAGGTGAAGTTATCGCTGTTGGCAATGGTAAAAAACTAGATAATGGCTCTACACTACCCATGGATGTAAAAGTTGGTGATAAAGTGCTATTTGGTAAATACTCTGGTAGTGAAGTAAAAGTTGGTGATGAAACTCTCCTGATGATGAGAGAAGAAGATATTATGGGTATTATTGTATAA
- the groL gene encoding chaperonin GroEL (60 kDa chaperone family; promotes refolding of misfolded polypeptides especially under stressful conditions; forms two stacked rings of heptamers to form a barrel-shaped 14mer; ends can be capped by GroES; misfolded proteins enter the barrel where they are refolded when GroES binds) — MAAKQVLFSDEARTKMLDGVNTLANAVKVTLGPKGRNVVLDKAFGAPAITKDGVSVAKEIELEDKFENMGAQIVKEVASKTADVAGDGTTTATVLAQSLLTEGLKAVAAGMNPMDLKRGIDKATAKLVEELKVLSKPCSDPKSIEQVGTISANSDATVGKLIADAMAKVGKEGVITVEEGKGFEDELDVVEGMQFDRGYLSPYFATNQENMTTDLENPYILIVDKKISNIRDLLPVLEGVSKSGRALLIIAEDVESEALATLVVNNMRGVVKVCAVKAPGFGDRRKAMLEDIAILTGATLVSEDLSMKLEETKMEHLGTASRVQVTKDNTTIIDGAGEKAAIAKRVNVIKANIAEASSDYDREKLQERLAKLSGGVAVIKVGAVTEAEMKEKKDRVDDALHATRAAVEEGIVAGGGVALIRAQKALDGLTGENNDQNHGIALLRKAIEAPLRQIVQNAGGESSVVVNKVKANQGNYGYNAANDTYGDMVEMGILDPTKVTRSALQHAASIAGLMITTEAMVGEIKEAAPAMPMGGSMGGMPGMM, encoded by the coding sequence ATGGCTGCAAAACAAGTTTTATTTTCAGATGAAGCTCGTACAAAAATGCTAGATGGTGTTAATACATTAGCAAATGCTGTAAAAGTTACTTTAGGTCCAAAAGGTCGTAACGTTGTTTTAGATAAAGCATTTGGTGCACCAGCTATAACAAAAGATGGTGTATCTGTTGCTAAAGAAATCGAGCTAGAAGATAAGTTTGAGAATATGGGTGCTCAGATAGTTAAGGAAGTAGCTTCAAAAACTGCTGATGTTGCTGGTGATGGTACTACTACAGCTACTGTACTTGCTCAATCATTATTAACAGAAGGTCTAAAAGCTGTTGCTGCAGGTATGAATCCTATGGATCTAAAAAGAGGCATCGATAAAGCAACTGCTAAGCTAGTTGAAGAACTAAAAGTACTTTCTAAGCCATGTTCAGATCCAAAATCAATTGAGCAGGTTGGTACTATCTCTGCTAACTCTGATGCTACTGTTGGTAAACTTATCGCTGATGCAATGGCAAAAGTTGGTAAAGAAGGTGTAATTACTGTTGAAGAAGGTAAAGGTTTTGAAGATGAGCTTGATGTTGTTGAAGGTATGCAATTTGATAGAGGTTATCTATCTCCGTATTTTGCAACAAATCAAGAGAATATGACTACTGATTTAGAGAATCCATATATTTTAATAGTTGATAAGAAGATCTCTAATATCCGTGATCTGTTACCAGTATTAGAAGGTGTTTCTAAATCTGGTAGAGCATTACTAATAATTGCTGAAGATGTAGAAAGCGAAGCTTTAGCTACTTTAGTTGTTAATAACATGAGAGGTGTAGTTAAAGTATGTGCTGTTAAAGCTCCTGGCTTTGGTGATAGAAGAAAAGCTATGCTAGAAGATATTGCTATCTTAACTGGTGCTACACTTGTATCTGAAGATCTAAGCATGAAGTTAGAAGAGACTAAAATGGAGCATTTAGGTACAGCTAGTAGAGTACAAGTAACAAAAGATAATACAACAATCATTGATGGTGCTGGTGAAAAAGCAGCTATCGCTAAACGAGTAAATGTAATCAAAGCAAATATTGCTGAAGCTAGTTCTGATTATGATCGTGAGAAGCTACAAGAGAGACTAGCTAAACTTTCTGGCGGTGTTGCTGTTATCAAAGTAGGTGCTGTTACAGAAGCTGAGATGAAAGAGAAAAAGGATCGTGTCGATGATGCTTTACACGCTACTCGTGCAGCTGTAGAAGAAGGTATCGTTGCTGGTGGAGGTGTTGCTTTAATTAGAGCACAGAAAGCATTAGATGGATTAACAGGTGAAAATAATGATCAAAACCATGGTATAGCTTTACTTAGAAAGGCGATAGAAGCTCCGTTAAGACAGATCGTGCAAAATGCTGGTGGAGAATCTTCTGTAGTTGTTAATAAAGTTAAAGCTAATCAAGGCAACTATGGTTATAATGCAGCTAATGATACTTATGGAGATATGGTTGAAATGGGTATCTTAGATCCTACTAAAGTTACTCGCTCAGCTTTACAACATGCTGCTTCAATTGCTGGTCTAATGATCACAACAGAGGCGATGGTTGGTGAAATCAAAGAAGCTGCTCCAGCTATGCCTATGGGCGGTAGTATGGGTGGTATGCCTGGCATGATGTAA
- a CDS encoding FTL_1293 family small RNA FtrC-regulated protein: MKIPADKEFAIKKAILKAIEHGYSPAQLADSFGVSKSLIYKYRRALKDHGFIRKNENDIYIITENKFSIKPRMPESSKLDLDDDIKDQQQQTQQTNNQDIQPPVIDEPKPQINRAEIKIQEKLQQIRQIQLQQQNTATQDKGFFKKILDKFKKII; this comes from the coding sequence ATGAAAATTCCTGCCGATAAAGAATTTGCAATAAAAAAAGCGATTCTAAAAGCAATTGAACATGGTTACAGTCCAGCTCAGTTAGCAGATAGCTTTGGTGTATCTAAAAGTTTAATCTATAAGTATCGTAGAGCACTCAAAGATCATGGTTTCATAAGAAAAAATGAAAATGACATATATATCATAACAGAAAATAAATTCTCTATTAAGCCGAGAATGCCTGAATCTAGCAAACTTGATTTAGATGATGATATAAAAGATCAACAACAGCAAACTCAACAAACTAACAATCAAGATATCCAGCCACCTGTAATAGATGAACCTAAACCTCAAATCAATCGCGCTGAAATAAAGATTCAAGAAAAACTACAACAAATCAGACAAATACAGTTACAGCAGCAAAACACTGCTACTCAAGATAAGGGATTTTTCAAAAAGATTCTTGATAAATTCAAAAAGATAATTTAA
- the gdhA gene encoding NADP-specific glutamate dehydrogenase, giving the protein MNAQKYIDSVIAQVEKRDGHEKEFIQAVKEVFSTLKPALEHNPKYIEENILARIVEPERGISFRVPWVDRDGNIQVNRGYRYQFNGAIGPFKGGIRFHPSVYSGIIKFLGFEQIFKNSLTTLPMGGGKGGADFDPKGKTDAEIMNFCQSFMMELQRHIGPDIDVPAGDIGVGGKEIGYMYGQYRRIRACFENGVLTGKSLESGGSLIRPEATGYGVVFFLEEMLKHDGETLKGKTVVTSGYGNVAWGVCKKVAQLGGKVVTISGSKGFVHDHEGITTDEKIEFLLKIRNGEKTMQDYAKEFNASWHAGEKPWGIEADIAIPAATQNEIDVKDAQKLIDAGAKYVVEASNMPTTNEAIEFLIKKGIILAPGKAANAGGVAVSGLEMSQNSARLSWTAEEVESKLQQIMANIFHACKFASSKYNLGYNLVAGANLAGFEKVAEAMIQQGKY; this is encoded by the coding sequence ATGAATGCTCAAAAGTATATTGATAGCGTAATTGCCCAAGTAGAAAAAAGAGATGGTCATGAAAAAGAATTCATACAAGCTGTAAAAGAAGTATTTTCTACGCTTAAACCAGCTCTAGAACACAATCCTAAATATATCGAAGAAAATATTCTAGCGCGTATAGTTGAGCCTGAAAGAGGTATTTCTTTCAGAGTGCCATGGGTTGATAGAGATGGTAATATCCAAGTAAACCGTGGTTACAGATATCAGTTTAATGGCGCTATCGGTCCTTTCAAAGGCGGGATTAGATTTCATCCAAGTGTATACTCAGGTATTATCAAATTCCTAGGCTTCGAGCAAATTTTCAAAAACAGCCTAACTACTTTACCTATGGGTGGCGGTAAAGGTGGTGCCGACTTTGATCCTAAAGGTAAAACTGACGCTGAGATAATGAACTTCTGCCAAAGCTTTATGATGGAATTACAACGTCATATTGGTCCAGATATCGATGTACCAGCTGGCGATATTGGTGTTGGCGGTAAAGAAATCGGTTATATGTATGGTCAATACAGAAGAATTCGTGCTTGTTTTGAGAACGGTGTATTAACTGGTAAGTCACTAGAGTCAGGGGGTAGCTTAATACGTCCTGAAGCTACTGGTTATGGTGTAGTATTCTTCTTAGAAGAGATGCTTAAGCATGATGGTGAAACTCTAAAAGGTAAAACTGTAGTAACATCTGGTTACGGTAACGTTGCTTGGGGCGTATGTAAGAAAGTTGCTCAATTAGGTGGTAAAGTTGTTACAATCTCTGGTTCAAAAGGTTTTGTACATGACCATGAAGGTATTACAACTGATGAGAAAATCGAATTCTTGCTAAAAATCCGTAATGGTGAAAAAACAATGCAAGACTATGCTAAAGAATTCAATGCAAGCTGGCACGCAGGTGAAAAACCTTGGGGTATAGAAGCAGATATCGCAATTCCTGCAGCTACTCAAAATGAAATAGATGTTAAAGATGCTCAAAAACTTATTGATGCTGGTGCTAAGTATGTTGTTGAAGCATCTAACATGCCAACAACTAATGAAGCAATTGAGTTCTTAATTAAGAAAGGTATAATTCTAGCTCCAGGTAAAGCTGCTAACGCAGGTGGTGTTGCTGTTTCTGGTCTAGAAATGAGCCAAAACTCAGCTAGATTATCTTGGACAGCTGAAGAAGTTGAATCTAAACTTCAACAAATTATGGCTAACATTTTCCATGCTTGTAAGTTTGCTAGTAGTAAATACAACCTTGGTTATAATTTAGTTGCTGGTGCAAATCTAGCTGGTTTTGAAAAAGTAGCAGAAGCTATGATTCAACAAGGTAAATACTAA
- a CDS encoding methylated-DNA--[protein]-cysteine S-methyltransferase, with protein MLKKTHQIYLAALSKNTYKTIFYAQEIQTPIGSLIAIADTSYLYACFFISNSSTFSIEKLLKIYTANIIFKANSITMQTADQLYRYFKRELRDFSIPLQLTGTSFQKQVWQQLIKIPYGETISYLEEAREIGKPTAFRTVANANGKNLLPIIIPCHRAISTNGKLGGYNGGLDKKEFLLKFESNT; from the coding sequence ATGCTAAAAAAAACTCATCAAATTTATTTAGCTGCGCTAAGTAAAAATACCTATAAAACTATATTTTATGCTCAAGAAATACAAACGCCTATTGGTAGTCTAATTGCAATTGCTGATACTAGTTATTTATATGCTTGTTTTTTTATCAGTAATTCAAGTACCTTTTCAATAGAAAAGTTGCTAAAAATTTATACTGCAAATATAATTTTTAAAGCTAATAGCATAACAATGCAAACAGCAGATCAATTATACAGATATTTTAAAAGAGAGCTAAGAGATTTCTCAATTCCACTACAACTAACAGGTACTAGTTTTCAAAAACAAGTTTGGCAACAATTAATAAAAATCCCTTACGGTGAGACTATCAGCTATCTTGAAGAAGCTAGAGAAATTGGCAAACCAACAGCTTTTAGAACTGTAGCTAATGCAAATGGTAAAAATCTTTTGCCAATAATTATCCCTTGTCACCGAGCAATAAGTACAAACGGTAAACTTGGTGGTTATAATGGTGGATTAGATAAAAAAGAGTTTTTGCTGAAGTTCGAATCAAATACTTAG
- a CDS encoding DnaJ C-terminal domain-containing protein, which translates to MVDYYSLLGVSRDASEADIKKAYRRLAKKYHPDVNKEKGAEEKFKEIQTAYDVLGDKEKRALYDSYGENWDKVQQGGFSGASGGFGGGSNSFNFEDLGDIFSDLFGGAGARGFTGGHPRARKGEDINISLRLNVEDAIKGSKRTVSYSYQEVGVNGMPTMQHQSVDVKIPPAIGNGKKLRVKGKGSAGIGANAQTGDLYIKIEVVDHKNYNVDGNDIYEHINIAPWEAALGASLEIDTPYGKKKIKVPEGSQSGRKMRIKGKGLGDGDFYIVYDVKLPLADTDEKREFYMQMQEKMNFDPRA; encoded by the coding sequence ATGGTAGATTATTATTCTTTACTAGGGGTGAGTAGAGATGCATCAGAAGCAGATATAAAAAAAGCGTATAGAAGATTAGCAAAAAAATATCACCCTGATGTTAATAAAGAAAAAGGTGCTGAAGAAAAATTTAAAGAAATCCAGACAGCGTATGATGTTTTGGGCGATAAAGAAAAAAGAGCACTTTATGATAGCTACGGAGAAAACTGGGATAAAGTCCAGCAAGGAGGCTTTAGCGGAGCTAGTGGTGGCTTTGGTGGTGGATCTAATAGTTTTAATTTTGAGGATCTTGGTGATATCTTCAGCGATCTTTTTGGTGGTGCTGGCGCTAGAGGTTTTACTGGTGGTCATCCAAGAGCAAGAAAAGGTGAGGATATAAATATATCATTACGTCTAAATGTTGAAGATGCGATCAAGGGTAGTAAGAGAACAGTTTCATATAGTTATCAAGAAGTAGGTGTTAATGGTATGCCGACAATGCAGCATCAAAGTGTTGATGTTAAAATACCGCCAGCGATTGGTAATGGTAAGAAACTTCGTGTTAAAGGTAAGGGTAGTGCAGGTATAGGTGCAAATGCTCAAACAGGTGATCTTTATATCAAAATAGAAGTAGTAGATCATAAAAATTATAACGTTGATGGTAATGATATTTATGAACATATTAATATTGCACCATGGGAAGCAGCTCTTGGCGCATCATTAGAAATAGATACTCCCTATGGTAAGAAAAAAATAAAAGTACCAGAAGGAAGCCAATCAGGGCGTAAAATGCGTATCAAAGGTAAAGGTCTTGGTGATGGTGATTTTTATATTGTTTATGATGTTAAGCTACCTCTTGCAGATACTGATGAGAAAAGAGAGTTCTACATGCAGATGCAAGAAAAAATGAATTTCGATCCTAGGGCTTAG
- a CDS encoding amino acid permease, which produces MKQVSKVKQIGAIAIIAGTAIGAGMLGIPFAVAAVGFNYAAAALFLVWIIMYATALLIVEANVSQPLGTDMDSIAHSILGKPGKVLNLLFYLLLLYSLLTAYIFMGGQLFQTYILGWLNLENASLAKMLFCLIFGFFLYKGIKVVFSVNELFLSLKILAFVLFIAFVAPQIRAPILENKALGVEYVWFAIPILVTSFGFHIVIPAIRNYFGNDVVFKKTVAIGALAPLLVYLVWVVATLGTVSLYGDNGFIALSNEGKTLAEAYQGLDQNGPLVFIRLFENFAIITSFLGVALALFSFNRDLYSLDIRKKLLTLVITLLPPLIFAIYFVNSFIAALGYASIFVSVLLIVQPAMMVWAIRTKQGKNDILSKLYLSLILFSGLGIIVLQLLVAFGRLPHI; this is translated from the coding sequence ATGAAACAAGTCTCAAAAGTTAAGCAAATTGGTGCTATAGCTATTATAGCCGGAACAGCTATTGGCGCAGGCATGCTTGGGATTCCTTTTGCGGTAGCTGCAGTTGGGTTTAATTATGCAGCGGCAGCTTTATTTCTTGTTTGGATAATTATGTATGCAACAGCTTTATTAATTGTTGAGGCAAATGTTTCCCAGCCTTTAGGTACAGATATGGACTCGATCGCGCACAGTATATTAGGTAAACCTGGTAAAGTATTAAATCTATTATTTTATCTACTATTATTATATTCTTTACTTACAGCTTATATTTTTATGGGCGGGCAGCTTTTTCAAACTTATATACTTGGTTGGTTAAACCTAGAAAATGCTAGCTTAGCAAAGATGCTATTTTGTTTAATTTTTGGTTTTTTTTTATATAAAGGTATCAAAGTAGTATTTAGTGTTAATGAACTATTCTTAAGTCTAAAAATACTAGCTTTTGTTTTATTTATTGCTTTTGTTGCTCCACAAATTCGTGCACCTATACTAGAAAATAAAGCTCTAGGGGTAGAGTATGTTTGGTTTGCTATTCCAATACTTGTTACATCATTTGGTTTTCATATTGTTATCCCAGCAATTAGAAACTACTTTGGGAATGATGTAGTTTTCAAAAAAACAGTGGCTATTGGAGCATTAGCGCCATTACTTGTTTATTTAGTATGGGTTGTAGCTACACTTGGAACAGTAAGTCTATATGGGGATAATGGTTTTATAGCGTTGAGTAATGAAGGCAAGACTCTAGCAGAAGCTTATCAAGGTTTAGATCAAAATGGTCCATTAGTTTTTATAAGACTTTTTGAGAACTTTGCGATTATTACATCTTTTTTAGGTGTTGCTTTAGCCTTATTCTCTTTTAATAGGGATCTTTATAGCTTGGATATCAGGAAAAAATTGCTAACTTTAGTGATAACGCTATTACCACCACTTATTTTTGCTATATATTTTGTAAATAGTTTTATAGCTGCTTTAGGCTATGCTAGTATCTTTGTTTCAGTATTACTGATCGTGCAGCCTGCAATGATGGTTTGGGCTATAAGAACTAAGCAAGGTAAAAATGATATCCTTAGTAAGCTATATTTATCTTTGATATTATTTAGTGGTCTAGGTATTATTGTATTGCAATTATTAGTAGCCTTTGGTAGATTACCTCATATATAA